One window of Medicago truncatula cultivar Jemalong A17 chromosome 2, MtrunA17r5.0-ANR, whole genome shotgun sequence genomic DNA carries:
- the LOC11445389 gene encoding pumilio homolog 6, chloroplastic isoform X1 — protein sequence MATESPIRISEAGGKWPSHMEASAYGTPPRNMGAEDLGVLLKGHRFRGSGKDAAPSRSGSAPPSMEGSFLAIENLLPLQNTQDASLTGLSRAVKNCESEEQLRADPAYLAYYNSNVNLNPRLPPPLTSWENRHTGHRVGSSGNNWGLSSIDHRSKSSLHLPQATLSTHKEESEDDSPQQQAHENELVNTSGVWRRQDAASLAPQPKNMVDLIQEDFPRTMSPVYNMSLSASHRLGDKPIELEAGSRSSHDAHDTAVESAKSTAGADDIRVSSSVDVHTPVASSSTFEPTASMGFSNLDAATVASQLNTLSVSNLPNSENLSYEEKLMTSYQNNMMQRQVFAQQSYPYEVPSANSQSVNPAYVGREQFPHNSSKLPDVQPLLQSSGFTPPLYATAAAYMASVNPFYNNMQASGPYTPQYVGGYTLNPTAVQPYISAYPPHGAVPFVVDGATSSSYAPLTPGVSTGGNISHGAEMVHANKYLGQFGFPVQPSFGDPIYMQYNQQPFVEGYGISGHFDPQAPRASVVQINPYDSQKRPGTGAYLDDKKLHEQRTGASMNSRRGGLPVPNYFGHVPNTGFVMQYPGSPLPSPVLSGYPDGSPGLSGGRNEIKPSPASGRNGGMVTGWYGPRSFDSGQDPKIVNFLEELKSGKGRRFELSDIIGHIVEFSSDQHGSRFIQQKLESCGAEEKALVFKEVLPHASKLMTDVFGNYVIQKFFEYGNPEQRKELAEKLAGQILPLSLQMYGCRVIQKALEVIEHEQKAQLVRELDGNIMRCVRDQNGNHVIQKCIESIPTNKIGFILSAFRGQVANLSMHPYGCRVIQRILEHCTDEVQCQFIVDEILESVCSLAQDQYGNYVTQHVLERGRPQERSQIISKLSGHVVQLSQHKFASNVVEKCLEYGDASEREVLIVEIIAHDEQNDNLLTMMKDQFANYVIQKVIDICSENQRARLLSHIRAHANALKKYTYGKHIVARMEHQFGENQAPSS from the exons ATGGCAACAGAGAGTCCAATTAGAATCTCAGAAGCTGGGGGGAAATGGCCTTCTCATATGGAAGCTTCAGCTTATGGCACACCGCCTCGTAACATGGGGGCAGAGGATTTGGGTGTACTGTTGAAGGGCCATAGGTTCCGTGGTAGTGGAAAGGATGCGGCACCCAGTCGTAGTGGCAGTGCACCTCCCAGCATGGAAGGCTCATTTCTGGCCATAGAAAACCTATTGCCACTGCAGAACACCCAGGATGCAAGCTTGACAGGTCTGAGCAGAGCTGTGAAAAATTGTGAATCTGAAGAACAGTTACGAGCTGATCCAGCTTATTTGGCATATTACAATTCCAATGTCAACCTAAACCCTAGACTTCCTCCCCCACTGACTTCCTGGGAAAATCGCCATACAGGGCATCGTGTTGGTAGTTCAGGAAACAATTGGGGACTGTCTTCTATAGATCATAGAAGTAAAAGTTCTTTACATTTACCGCAAGCAACTCTTTCTACACACAAGGAGGAGTCTGAGGATGATTCACCCCAACAACAGGCACATGAAAATGAATTAGTGAACACAAGTGGAGTATGGCGGAGACAGGATGCAGCTTCATTGGCACCACAGCCAAAAAATATGGTTGATTTAATTCAG gAAGATTTTCCTCGCACGATGTCACCTGTATATAATATGTCTCTTTCTGCAAGTCATCGACTGGGGGATAAACCAATTGAATTAGAAGCTGGTTCCAGATCTTCTCATGACGCTCATGATACTGCAGTAGAGTCTGCTAAATCTACTGCAGGCGCGGATGATATTAGGGTGTCATCAAGTGTCGATGTCCACACCCCTGTTGCAAGCTCTTCAACATTTGAACCCACAGCTAGCATGGGTTTTAGTAACTTAGATGCTGCAACTGTTGCATCTCAATTAAATACACTTAGTGTATCTAATTTGCCGAATTCTGAAAACCTGAgttatgaagaaaaattgaTGACCAGCTACCAGAACAATATGATGCAACGGCAGGTATTCGCGCAACAAAGCTATCCGTATGAAGTTCCTAGTGCCAATTCTCAAAGTGTAAACCCTGCCTACGTTGGCAGGGAACAGTTTCCTCATAATTCAAGCAAGTTGCCTGATGTCCAGCCACTACTTCAGTCCTCAGGGTTTACACCTCCCCTATATGCCACAGCTGCAGCTTACATGGCCTCTGTAAATccattttacaataatatgcaGGCCTCAGGCCCATACACTCCTCAATATGTTGGTGGATACACTTTAAATCCCACCGCGGTTCAGCCTTATATTTCTGCATACCCTCCTCATGGTGCtgtaccatttgttgttgatgggGCTACTAGTTCTAGCTATGCTCCGCTAACACCAGGGGTTTCAACCGGGGGTAATATTTCGCATGGAGCTGAAATGGTACATGCAAACAAGTACCTTGGGCAATTTGGATTTCCTGTACAGCCTTCTTTTGGCGATCCTATTTACATGCAATATAATCAGCAACCTTTTGTGGAGGGATATGGTATTTCTGGTCATTTTGATCCACAGGCACCTAGAGCAAGTGTTGTTCAAATAAATCCTTATGATTCACAAAAAAGGCCTGGTACTGGTGCTTATTTGGATgataaaaaattacatgaacAGAGAACTGGTGCTAGTATGAACTCAAGAAGAGGTGGACTGCCGGTTCCTAATTATTTTGGACATGTGCCAAACACGGGCTTTGTAATGCAGTATCCAGGTTCACCACTTCCCAGTCCAGTTTTATCTGGATATCCAGATGGAAGTCCCGGCCTTTCAGGAGgtagaaatgaaataaaacctTCCCCAGCTTCTGGTAGAAATGGAGGCATGGTAACTGGATGGTATGGTCCAAGATCCTTTGACAGTGGTCAAGACCCCAAGATTGTTAACTTCCTTGAAGAGTTGAAATCTGGCAAAGGTCGCAGATTTGAGCTATCCGATATAATTGGACATATTGTTGAATTTAG CTCTGATCAGCATGGAAGTCGATTTATACAACAGAAGCTGGAAAGTTGTGGTGCTGAAGAGAAGGCATTGGTGTTCAAAGAGGTTCTTCCACATGCTTCTAAGTTAATGACTGATGTATTCGGTAACTACGTAATACAGAAG TTTTTCGAGTATGGAAACCCTGAGCAGAGGAAGGAACTTGCAGAAAAACTGGCTGGTCAGATACTGCCTTTGAGTCTACAGATGTATGGATGTCGTGTAATCCAAAAg GCACTCGAGGTTATTGAGCATGAACAGAAAGCTCAGCTTGTTCGTGAGCTGGATGGAAATATCATGAGATGTGTTCGTGACCAAAATGGGAATCATGTAATACAGAAGTGCATTGAATCGATCCCGACAAACAAAATTGGCTTTATACTATCTGCATTTCGTGGTCAAGTTGCTAATTTATCAATGCATCCTTATGGTTGTCGAGTCATCCAG AGAATTCTAGAGCATTGTACAGACGAAGTTCAGTGTCAGTTTATTGTGGATGAAATCTTGGAGTCAGTTTGTTCTCTTGCTCAGGACCAGTATGGTAATTATGTTACCCAG CATGTGTTGGAGAGAGGTAGACCTCAAGAAAGGAGCCAAATTATTAGCAAGCTGTCAGGACATGTTGTTCAGTTAAGCCAGCATAAGTTTGCTTCGAATGTTGTGGAGAAATGTCTGGAGTATGGTGACGCCTCTGAGCGGGAAGTGTTAATTGTGGAGATTATTGCGCATGATGAGCAAAATGACAATTTATTG ACAATGATGAAAGATCAATTTGCAAATTATGTGATCCAGAAGGTTATTGATATCTGTTCTGAAAATCAGCGAGCAAGGTTACTTTCACACATAAGAGCTCATGCTAATGCTTTGAAGAAATACACTTATGGAAAACACATTGTGGCTCGTATGGAACATCAATTTGGAG AGAATCAAGCACCCAGTTCATGA
- the LOC11445389 gene encoding pumilio homolog 6, chloroplastic isoform X2, whose product MATESPIRISEAGGKWPSHMEASAYGTPPRNMGAEDLGVLLKGHRFRGSGKDAAPSRSGSAPPSMEGSFLAIENLLPLQNTQDASLTGLSRAVKNCESEEQLRADPAYLAYYNSNVNLNPRLPPPLTSWENRHTGHRVGSSGNNWGLSSIDHRSKSSLHLPQATLSTHKEESEDDSPQQQAHENELVNTSGVWRRQDAASLAPQPKNMVDLIQEDFPRTMSPVYNMSLSASHRLGDKPIELEAGSRSSHDAHDTAVESAKSTAGADDIRVSSSVDVHTPVASSSTFEPTASMGFSNLDAATVASQLNTLSVSNLPNSENLSYEEKLMTSYQNNMMQRQVFAQQSYPYEVPSANSQSVNPAYVGREQFPHNSSKLPDVQPLLQSSGFTPPLYATAAAYMASVNPFYNNMQASGPYTPQYVGGYTLNPTAVQPYISAYPPHGAVPFVVDGATSSSYAPLTPGVSTGGNISHGAEMVHANKYLGQFGFPVQPSFGDPIYMQYNQQPFVEGYGISGHFDPQAPRASVVQINPYDSQKRPGTGAYLDDKKLHEQRTGASMNSRRGGLPVPNYFGHVPNTGFVMQYPGSPLPSPVLSGYPDGSPGLSGGRNEIKPSPASGRNGGMVTGWYGPRSFDSGQDPKIVNFLEELKSGKGRRFELSDIIGHIVEFSSDQHGSRFIQQKLESCGAEEKALVFKEVLPHASKLMTDVFGNYVIQKFFEYGNPEQRKELAEKLAGQILPLSLQMYGCRVIQKALEVIEHEQKAQLVRELDGNIMRCVRDQNGNHVIQKCIESIPTNKIGFILSAFRGQVANLSMHPYGCRVIQRILEHCTDEVQCQFIVDEILESVCSLAQDQYGNYVTQHVLERGRPQERSQIISKLSGHVVQLSQHKFASNVVEKCLEYGDASEREVLIVEIIAHDEQNDNLLSEALQ is encoded by the exons ATGGCAACAGAGAGTCCAATTAGAATCTCAGAAGCTGGGGGGAAATGGCCTTCTCATATGGAAGCTTCAGCTTATGGCACACCGCCTCGTAACATGGGGGCAGAGGATTTGGGTGTACTGTTGAAGGGCCATAGGTTCCGTGGTAGTGGAAAGGATGCGGCACCCAGTCGTAGTGGCAGTGCACCTCCCAGCATGGAAGGCTCATTTCTGGCCATAGAAAACCTATTGCCACTGCAGAACACCCAGGATGCAAGCTTGACAGGTCTGAGCAGAGCTGTGAAAAATTGTGAATCTGAAGAACAGTTACGAGCTGATCCAGCTTATTTGGCATATTACAATTCCAATGTCAACCTAAACCCTAGACTTCCTCCCCCACTGACTTCCTGGGAAAATCGCCATACAGGGCATCGTGTTGGTAGTTCAGGAAACAATTGGGGACTGTCTTCTATAGATCATAGAAGTAAAAGTTCTTTACATTTACCGCAAGCAACTCTTTCTACACACAAGGAGGAGTCTGAGGATGATTCACCCCAACAACAGGCACATGAAAATGAATTAGTGAACACAAGTGGAGTATGGCGGAGACAGGATGCAGCTTCATTGGCACCACAGCCAAAAAATATGGTTGATTTAATTCAG gAAGATTTTCCTCGCACGATGTCACCTGTATATAATATGTCTCTTTCTGCAAGTCATCGACTGGGGGATAAACCAATTGAATTAGAAGCTGGTTCCAGATCTTCTCATGACGCTCATGATACTGCAGTAGAGTCTGCTAAATCTACTGCAGGCGCGGATGATATTAGGGTGTCATCAAGTGTCGATGTCCACACCCCTGTTGCAAGCTCTTCAACATTTGAACCCACAGCTAGCATGGGTTTTAGTAACTTAGATGCTGCAACTGTTGCATCTCAATTAAATACACTTAGTGTATCTAATTTGCCGAATTCTGAAAACCTGAgttatgaagaaaaattgaTGACCAGCTACCAGAACAATATGATGCAACGGCAGGTATTCGCGCAACAAAGCTATCCGTATGAAGTTCCTAGTGCCAATTCTCAAAGTGTAAACCCTGCCTACGTTGGCAGGGAACAGTTTCCTCATAATTCAAGCAAGTTGCCTGATGTCCAGCCACTACTTCAGTCCTCAGGGTTTACACCTCCCCTATATGCCACAGCTGCAGCTTACATGGCCTCTGTAAATccattttacaataatatgcaGGCCTCAGGCCCATACACTCCTCAATATGTTGGTGGATACACTTTAAATCCCACCGCGGTTCAGCCTTATATTTCTGCATACCCTCCTCATGGTGCtgtaccatttgttgttgatgggGCTACTAGTTCTAGCTATGCTCCGCTAACACCAGGGGTTTCAACCGGGGGTAATATTTCGCATGGAGCTGAAATGGTACATGCAAACAAGTACCTTGGGCAATTTGGATTTCCTGTACAGCCTTCTTTTGGCGATCCTATTTACATGCAATATAATCAGCAACCTTTTGTGGAGGGATATGGTATTTCTGGTCATTTTGATCCACAGGCACCTAGAGCAAGTGTTGTTCAAATAAATCCTTATGATTCACAAAAAAGGCCTGGTACTGGTGCTTATTTGGATgataaaaaattacatgaacAGAGAACTGGTGCTAGTATGAACTCAAGAAGAGGTGGACTGCCGGTTCCTAATTATTTTGGACATGTGCCAAACACGGGCTTTGTAATGCAGTATCCAGGTTCACCACTTCCCAGTCCAGTTTTATCTGGATATCCAGATGGAAGTCCCGGCCTTTCAGGAGgtagaaatgaaataaaacctTCCCCAGCTTCTGGTAGAAATGGAGGCATGGTAACTGGATGGTATGGTCCAAGATCCTTTGACAGTGGTCAAGACCCCAAGATTGTTAACTTCCTTGAAGAGTTGAAATCTGGCAAAGGTCGCAGATTTGAGCTATCCGATATAATTGGACATATTGTTGAATTTAG CTCTGATCAGCATGGAAGTCGATTTATACAACAGAAGCTGGAAAGTTGTGGTGCTGAAGAGAAGGCATTGGTGTTCAAAGAGGTTCTTCCACATGCTTCTAAGTTAATGACTGATGTATTCGGTAACTACGTAATACAGAAG TTTTTCGAGTATGGAAACCCTGAGCAGAGGAAGGAACTTGCAGAAAAACTGGCTGGTCAGATACTGCCTTTGAGTCTACAGATGTATGGATGTCGTGTAATCCAAAAg GCACTCGAGGTTATTGAGCATGAACAGAAAGCTCAGCTTGTTCGTGAGCTGGATGGAAATATCATGAGATGTGTTCGTGACCAAAATGGGAATCATGTAATACAGAAGTGCATTGAATCGATCCCGACAAACAAAATTGGCTTTATACTATCTGCATTTCGTGGTCAAGTTGCTAATTTATCAATGCATCCTTATGGTTGTCGAGTCATCCAG AGAATTCTAGAGCATTGTACAGACGAAGTTCAGTGTCAGTTTATTGTGGATGAAATCTTGGAGTCAGTTTGTTCTCTTGCTCAGGACCAGTATGGTAATTATGTTACCCAG CATGTGTTGGAGAGAGGTAGACCTCAAGAAAGGAGCCAAATTATTAGCAAGCTGTCAGGACATGTTGTTCAGTTAAGCCAGCATAAGTTTGCTTCGAATGTTGTGGAGAAATGTCTGGAGTATGGTGACGCCTCTGAGCGGGAAGTGTTAATTGTGGAGATTATTGCGCATGATGAGCAAAATGACAATTTATTG TCAGAGGCATTGCAATAA
- the LOC11444357 gene encoding mitochondrial outer membrane import complex protein METAXIN, which translates to MESNETPERNNTLVVRKPCFGLPTGCPQCLSAYIFLKLSQLPFHLDYHLNYPDSDQIPYFEAGDSATYNNEKEGIIECLKRDVGDLDTGVSSLPEWIPTKVMLTTWLADALEYELWVGSDPSSAYSIYYSDLPWPIGKVLFWKKARWVKQKHEISNDNADVKEEEIYRKANSAYDALSTLLGEESYLLENRPSSLDAIFLAHALVVLQAFPESSILRANFLKHANLVKYVQQRKGELIEAAGTSPSNVPYVGADASSSTFGGGSTSSSKFKRKPKKEQQTKEDKKYKRRAKYFVVAQLVAVVLFLSIMSGISDDGEVELDDGDLDFGYDG; encoded by the exons atggagTCGAATGAGACCCCAGAAAGGAACAACACCCTTGTTGTAAGGAAACCATGTTTTGGTCTCCCAACCGGTTGTCCTCAATGTTTGTCTGCTTACATCTTTCTCAAACTCTCTCAGCTTCCATTCCACTTGGATTATCATCTTAACTACCCTGATTCTG ATCAAATTCCTTACTTTGAGGCTGGTGATTCTGCGACATATAATAATGAAAAGGAAGGGATCATTGAGTGCTTGAAAAGGGATGTAGGTGATTTAGATACTGGTGTATCTTCACTCCCTGAATGGATACCAACCAAGGTGATGCTCACAACTTGGCTTGCTGATGCACTTGAGTACGAACTTTGGGTGGGAAGTGACCCTTCATCTGCTTATAGCATCTATTATTCTGATCTTCCATGGCCTATAGGAAAGGTCTTGTTTTGGAAGAAAGCTCGCTGGGTGAAGCAGAAACATGAGATAAGTAATGACAATGCTGACGTAAAAGAAGAAGAG ATTTATCGAAAAGCAAACTCTGCATATGATGCTTTGTCAACTTTGTTAGGGGAAGAAAGCTACTTACTTGAAAACAG GCCATCAAGCTTGGATGCAATTTTTCTCGCACATGCATTAGTAGTTCTTCAAGCTTTTCCT GAATCATCAATTTTGCGGGCCAATTTTTTGAAACATGCTAATTTGGTGAAATATGTGCAACAACGTAAGGGAGAACTTATAGAAGCTGCTGGTACATCTCCGTCTAATGTTCCATATGTCGGTGCCGATGCATCATCATCAACTTTCGGAGGTGGTTCAACTTCAA GTTCAAAGTTCAAGAGAAAGCCCAAAAAGGAGCAGCAAACGAAGGAGGACAAGAAATATAAAAGAAGAGCCAAGTATTTTGTGGTAGCACAGCTAGTTGCAGTTGTTCTTTTTCTCAGTATCATGTCTGGAATTAGTGATGACGGTGAAGTCGAGTTAGATGATGGCGATCTAGACTTTGGTTATGATGGATGA